The following DNA comes from Thermoanaerobaculales bacterium.
CGGGTGTGGCTCTTCCCCTGCGCCTTCATCGCGCTCGACGCCTGGCGCCAGTTCTGGCCGCTCGGCTTCCCCTGGAACCCCCCCGCGTCGGTGGTGGCGGACGCCCCGGCGCTGCTCGGCTCGCTGCCGGTGTGGGGGGCGACCGGCCTCGGCTGGGCCCTGGTGGCGTCCGGCAGCGGGCTGTGGGCGCTGGTGCGGCTGCCGTCCCGCCGGCCCGGCCTCGCCGTGCTGGCGACGGCGCTGGGGCTGACCGTCGCCGCCACCCTGGTCGCGCCCGCGGCGCGGCCCGCCGGCGCTCCGCTCGCGGTCGCCGTGCTCCAGCCGGGCAGCTCGCTCGAGGAGAAGTGGGACCCGAACGAATGGATGGAGATGGAGCGGCGGGTGTGGGCGCTGACCGACGAGGCGGCGGCGCGCGGCGCGCAGGTCGTGCTGTGGCCGGAGAGTGCGGTGCCGTTCCGGTTCGACGCCGAGCCCGACTACCGCGCCAGGGTGATCGACACCGCCCGCCGGCTGGGGCTCACGATCGTGCTCAACTCGGTGGCCGGCAGCGCCACCGAGGGGTACGCCAACTCGGCCTTCGTCGTCGGCCCCGATGGGCAGGCCGGGCCGCGCTACGACAAGCTGCGGCTGGTGCCGTTCGGCGAGTTCGTGCCGTGGTGGGCGCGGCTCGCCTTCAGCGACGCGCTGGTCCGCGAGGTCGGGACCTTCGAGCCGGGAGCGAGGACCGTCCTGCTCGACGTGGGCGTGCCGGCCGGGATGGCGATCTGCTACGAGGTGGTGTTCGCCGAGCTCGCCGCGCGCGAGGTCCGCGACGGCGCCCAGCTGCTGACCACGCTGACCAACGACGGCTGGTACGGCTACTCGTGGGCGCCCCGCCAGCATTGCGCGCAGGCGGTGCTGCGGGCGGTCGAGACCCGGCGCTGGCTCGCGCGGGCGGCGCTGACCGGGATCTCGGTGATCGTCGACCCTGCCGGCCGTGAGGTGGCGCGGCTCGAGGTCGGCGACAACGGCGCCCTGGTTGCCGAGGTCGTGCCCTGCCGCGGAGTGACCCCGCGCGCTCGCTTCGGCGACTGGTGGATGGCGGTGGCGGCGGTCGCAGCGCTGGCGCTGCTCGCGGTTGGGCGGCGGCAGCGGGGCTGACCGCGGAAATCACGCCTTGGGATTGATGAGGCGCCAGACCATCGCTCGCACCTGGTCGAAATGATCGAGAACGACCTGGGCGGCGGAGGAGCTGACGGCTCCAGTCGCGGCGAGCAGCCGCAGGTGGCTGTCGACCTCCTTGGCCGAGGCATAGGCGATCCGCCAGAACTGCAGCCGGTCCCGACCGGTGCGGCCATGGCCTTCAGCCAGGTTCGCAGGCACGGAGCTCGCCGATCGGATCACCTGGTCGGCGATGGGCTTCAGGGGTGCCGGCAGCCGCAGAACCAGCTTGATGGCGACACCCGCAGCCTCGAGGGCCTTGCAGTGGGCGATCAGGCCGGTGTTGGTGGGGGCGTCGAGCATGGTCACCTCCGGGTCGTTCATGCTGTCTCTGAAAGCCGGTGCGGCAGACCATGTCAAGGGTGCGAAGCACCGGGCCGAAGGCCCGGCTTGCCCTTTACATGGGCTGACCACCGGCTATTCCCTCTGTCGAACGACCCGGAGGTGACCCCGCCGCTGCCCGCCGAACGCGGGCCGCTGATTGCTGAGCGCTGCCGCTGTGCACGGANNNNNNNNNNNNNNNNNNNNNNNNNNNNNNNNNNNNNNNNNNNNNNNNNNNNNNNNNNNNNNNNNNNNNNNNNNNNNNNNNNNNNNNNNNNNNNNNNNNNTCGCTGCCCGCGGAACGCGGCCCGCAGCCCGCTGAGGGCTGCCCGCTGAGCGCTGCCGCTGTGCACGGATCGCTGCCCGCGGAACGCGGCCCGCAGCCCGCTGAGGGCTGCCCGCTGAGCGCTGTCGCTGCCCACTGAGTGCTGCCGCTGAGTTCTGTCGCTGGTCACTGATCGCTGCACTTTTGGCGGTGCCATATCGGGCGCGGAAGCGGAAGCGGGCGCGGAAGCGGGTCATGCCACCGCCTCACCGCCTCACCGCCTCACCGCCTCATAGCCTCACCGCCTCACAGCCTCATAGCCTCACCGCCTCATAGCCTCATAGCCTCACCGCCCCACTTCCCAGCCCCCGCGAAATCACGTATCGCCGTTTTCTGTTAGCATGATGGCCCGCTGCGGCGGCCGTGCGGCGGCTCCCGGCGGCGGTCAAAGGAAGACCCATGCGCGAAGACCTGATGCAACGCGGGACAAGCGAGATCGAGCGCGTCGAGCGCCTGCGGGGGTACCTTTGACGAGGAGTCGCTGACCGCCCAGCTGGCCGAGCTCGACGGCCAGGCCCAGGCGCCCGACATCTGGTCGGACCAGGAGCGCGCGCGCGAGCTGATGCGGCGCCGCGCCGAGCTCCAGGCGTCGGTGTCGACCGCGAGGTCGCTGCGCGAGGCCGCCGACGAGCTCGAGGTCCTGCTCGAGATGGCGCGGGAGGACGAGGCTGGCGCGCTCGAGGAGCTGGGGGCGGCGCTCGGCCGCCTCGGGCCCAAGCTCGACCGGATCGAGCTCACGACCAAGATGACCGGCAAGCACGACTTGGCCAACGCCTACCTCGAGATCCATCCCGGGGCCGGCGGCACCGAGTCGCAGGACTGGGCGCAGATGCTCGAGCGCCTTTATCTGCGCTGGTGCGAGCGCCGGGGCTTTGCCGTCGAGGTGATCGACGAGCAGCTCGGCGAGGAGGCCGGGATCAAGAGCGCCACCCTGCTGGTCAAGGGGCCCTACGCCTACGGCAACCTCAAGTCCGAGAACGGGGTCCACCGGCTGGTGCGGATCTCGCCCTTCGACGCCCAGTCGCGGCGGCACACCTCCTTCGCCTCGGCCCACGTCTACCCGGAGGTCGACGAGGAGGTCGACATCGCGATCGAGGAGAAGGACCTGCGGATCGACCGCTACTGCTCATCGGGGCCCGGCGGCCAGGGTGTCAACACCACCTACTCGGCGGTGCGGCTGGTCCACCTCCCGACGGGCATCATCGTCACCTGCCAGAACGAGCGCTCGCAGATCAAGAACCTGGCGAGCGCCATGAAGGTGCTCAAGGCGCGCCTGTATGAGCTGGAGCTGGAGAAGCGCGAGCAGGAGCTCGACAAGCTGAAGGGGCCGAAGAAGGAGATCTCGTGGGGCAACCAGATCCGGTCCTACGTGCTGCAGCCGTACCGGATGGTGAAGGACCTGCGCACCGGGCACGAGGTCGGGGACGCGGACCGGGTGCTCGACGGTGACATCGACGGCTTCATCGAGGCCTTCCTGCAGGCTCAGGCCCAGCAGGCGGCCGCAACGTAGCCGGCCGGGCAGCGCGCCGGACGGGTTGCATCATCAACTCCCGGGAGGAGAGACATGACCAAGGCAACGCAGTACATCGAGCTCGAGGACCGCTACGGCGCCCACAACTACCACCCGCTCGACGTGGTCGTGGCGCGGGCCGAGGGCGCCTGGGTGTGGGACGTCGACGGCAACAGGTACATGGACTTCCTCGCCGCCTACTCGGCGGTCAACCAGGGCCACTGCCACCCTCGCCTGGTCGAGGCGATGGTCCGGCAGGCGGGCCGGGTCGGGCTGACGTCGCGGGCGTTCCGCAACGACCAGCTCGGGCCGTTCTGCAAGGAGATCACCGAGCTCACCGGCTTCGCCCGGGTGCTGCCGATGAACACCGGCGCCGAGGCGGTCGAGACCGCGATCAAGGCCGCCCGCAAGTGGGCGTACAAGGTCAAGGGGGTCCCCGACGGGCAGGCCGAGATCCTGGTCTTCGAGGGCAACTTCCACGGCCGCACCACGACCATCGTCGGCTTCTCGACCGAGGAGGACTACCGCGACGGCTTCGGCCCCTTCACGCCGGGCTTCAGGGTCCTGCCCTACGGTGACGCCGACGCGGTGGCGAAGGCGATGCACGCCAACGTCGCCGCCATCCTGGTCGAGCCGATCCAGGGCGAGTCCGGGATCGTGGTGCCGCCCGAGGGCTTCCTGCGCCGGCTGCGCCAGCTTGCCGACCAGCACCGGGCGCTGCTCGTGGTGGACGAGATCCAGTCCGGCCTCGGCCGCACCGGCAAGCTGTTCGCCTTCGAGCACGAGGGCGTGCGGCCGGACATCGTGATCATCGGCAAGGCGCTGTCGGGCGGCATGTACCCGGTGTCGGCGATCCTCGCCGACGACGAGGTGATGGGGGTCTTCAAGCCCGGCCAGCACGGCTCGACCTACGGCGGCAACCCGCTCGGCCTGGCCGTGGCGCGCGAGGCGCTGCGGGTGCTGATCGACGAGGGCATGGTCGAGCGCTCGGCCGAGCTCGGCGACTACTTCCTCGGCAAGCTGCGGGCAATTCGCTCGCCGCACATCGCGGAAATCCGCGGCCGCGGGCTGTGGATCGGAATCCAGCTCAAGCCGGAGGCGGGCGGCGCGCGGCGCTTCTGCGAGGCACTCCAGCGCGAGGGCCTGCTCTGCAAGGAGACCCACGCCACCGTGATTCGGATAGCGCCGCCGCTGATCATCACCCGCGACGAGATCGACTGGGCGACCGAGCGCATCGCCAAGGTGCTGACCACGCTGTGAGGCCGGGCCGGCGCCGCAGCCCGCTCGAACACTGGAGGACTTCATGGCCCCGGCCAAGAGGGACGAGCCCAACAAGGTCATCTACTCGATGGTCGGGGTGGGCAAGGTCCACGGCAAGAAGCAGGTACTGAAGGACATCTCGCTCGGCTACTTCTACGGCGCCAAGATCGGCGTCATCGGCCTCAACGGCTCCGGCAAGAGCACGCTGCTCAAGATCATGGCCGGGGTCGACACCGAGCACCTCGGCGAGGTCGCCTGCTCGCCGGGCTACAGCGTCGGCTACCTCGAGCAGGAGCCGCGGCTCGACCCGGGCAAGACCGTGCTCGACGTCGTGCGCGAGGGGATGGGCGAGGCGGCGGAGCTGCTGCGCCGGTTCGAGGAGATCGGCGAGCGCTTCGCCGAGCCGCTCGACGACGACGAGAGGGCGGCGCTGCTCGAGCGCCAGGGCGAAATCCAGGAGCGGCTCGACGCGCTCGGCGCCTGGGACCTCGACAGCCGGCTCGAGCTGGCGATGGACGCCCTGCGCTGCCCGCCCGGCGACACCCCGATCAAGGTCCTGTCCGGCGGCGAGCTGCGCCGGGTCGCGCTGTGCCGGCTGCTGCTCCAGCAGCCCGACATTCTGCTCCTCGACGAGCCGACCAATCACCTCGACGCCGAGTCGGTGGGCTGGCTCGAGCAGCACCTCAAGCGCTACGAGGGCACGGTCATCGCGGTCACCCACGACCGCTACTTCCTCGACAACGTGGCGGGCTGGATCCTCGAGCTCGACCGCGGCCACGGCATCCCCTGGAAGGGCAACTACTCATCGTGGCTCGAGCAGAAGCAGGAGCGGCTGCGGCGCGAGCAGAAGAGCGAGAGCGAGCGCCAGAAGACGCTGCAGCGCGAGCTCGAGTGGATCCGGATGGCGCCCAAGGCGCGGCACGCCAAGGGCCGCGCCCGCGTCACCGCCTACCAGCAGCTGCTCGACGCGCGGCCCGAGGAGGTGGCGCGGGAGCTCGAGATCTACATCCCGCCCGGGCCGCGCCTCGGCGACGTCGTCATCGAATCGCGCGGGCTCTCCAAGGGCTACGGCGACCGGCTGCTGATCGACGACGCCTCGTTCACGATCCCGCCGGGAGCGATCGTCGGCGTGATCGGCGCCAACGGCGCCGGCAAGACCACGCTGTTCAGGATGATCGTCGGCGAGGAGGCGCCCGACGCCGGCAGCCTGCGGCTCGGCGACACCGTCCAGCTCGCCTACGTCGACCAGAGCCGCGCCGCCCTCGACCCGGGCAAGACCGTGTTCGACGTCATCTCGGACGGCCTCGACGAGATCTCACTCGGCAGGGTCAAGGTCAACGCACGCGCCTACTGCGGGAAGTTCAACTTCGCCGGTGGCGACCAGCAGAAGCGGGTCTCCGAGCTGTCCGGCGGCGAGCGCAACCGCGTCCACCTGGCGCGGATGCTCAAGTCGGGCGCCAACGTGCTGCTGCTCGACGAGCCGACCAACGACCTCGACGTCAACACCCTGCGGGCGCTCGAGGACGCGCTCGACCGCTTCGCGGGCTCGGCGGTCGTGATCAGCCACGACCGCTGGTTCCTCGACCGGATCGCCACCCACATCCTCGCCTTCGAGGGTGACTCCGCCCTCGACCTCTTCGAGGGCAACTTCACCGAGTACGAGGAGTGGCGGCGGTCCGCCCTCGGCGACGAGGCGACGCGGCCGCACCGGATCAGCTACCGCAGGCTGACCAGGTAGCCCCCACCCACCCCAGGATCCAGGATACAGGGGATAGGATCTGGGGGCCCGCGCCCGCTTCGGCGCCCGCTTCCGGATTCACCCCGTTGTCCACAGAGGGGGAGCGAGGTAGGCTGCCCCACGCATGAACGGCGACCGACCGGACCCGGGCTCTCGTGCGCGCCGCGGCCGCCGCCGGCTGGGGCTCGCCGTGGCGGCGGTCCTCGCGGTCGAGGCGGCGGCGCTGATCGGCTGCCGCGGCGGGCCAGCCGCCCCTGGGAAGCGCTGGCCGGCCGGCAGGGGGGACGCCGCGGGCTTCAACCTCCTCGTCGTCACCCTGGACACCGTCCGTCGCGACCGGCTCGGCTGCTACGGCGACCGCGACGCCGTCACCCCGACCCTCGACCGCCTCGCCGCCGAGGGGGTGCGGTTCGACGATGCCGTGACCAGCGTACCGCTGACCCTGCCCGCCCACGCCACCATCCTCACCGGCCTCTATCCTCCCAACCACGGCGCGCGGGCGAACGGCAAGGGCCGGCTGCCGCCCGAGCGCGTCACCCTGACCGAGACCCTGCGCGACCGCGGCTACGACACCGCCGCCTTTGTCGGCGCCTTCGTCCTCGACGCCAGGTTTGGGCTCGACCAGGGTTTCGAGGTCTACGACTTCGAGGTCAGCCGCCAGGGCTTTCGCGACACCATGCCCGACTACAACGAGCGGGCCGCGGACCACGTCACCGACGCCGCGCTGGCCTGGCTCCACGACCGGCCCGTTTCCGGCAAGCCCTTCTTCGCCTGGGTCCACTACTTCGATCCCCATCTCCCCTACACCTCGCCCCTGGCGCGGGAGGCTGAGTTCGCCGGCCGGCCGTACGACGCCGAGATCGCGTTCGTTGACCGGCAGCTCGGCCGGCTGCTGGACGGCCTCGCCGACGCCGGGCAGCTCGACCGGACGGTGGTGGTGGCGGCCGCCGATCACGGCGAGTCGCTCGGCGAGCACGGCGAGGACACCCACGGCATGCTGCTCTATGACGCGACGATCCGGGTGCCGCTGATCCTGTGGTGCCCGGCGCTGTTCGGCGGCGGGCACGTCGACACGCGAGCCGTGGGCCTGGTCGATGTCCGACCGACGGTCGAGGACCTCCTCGGCCTGCCTTTGACCGCGCCCTGCGACGGCGGCAGCCTGCTGGACGCGGAGCAGGGCGGTGACCGTGCCGTCTACCTCGAGACTCGTGAGCCCCTCGATCTGGCCGGCTGGAGCCCGCTCTACGGTCTGCGGACGCGGACGCACAAGCTGATCGACGGCCCGGTTCCCCGGCTGTTCGACATCGCAGCCGACCCGACGGAGTCCAGGAACCTCCACGGCGCCGGGCTTGCGGTCGAGGCCAGGCTGTCGGGCGAGCTCGCCACGCGGCGTCAGGGGTTCGGCGCCGGCGAGCCGGCCGAGCGGCTGCTCACCGACGAGGAGCTCGAGCGGCTGCGCTCTCTCGGCTACGCGGTGGGCGGGAGCGAGCCGCCGTCGGCACAGCCGGTGGACCCCGAGTCGATGATGCCGCTGCTCGCGCTGAGCGGCCGCGCCGAGCAGCTCTACCTGGCGCGCGAACTGCCGGAGGCGGAGCGGGTCGCCCGGCAGGTGCTCGAGCGGTGGCCGACCTCGCCGCACGCGCTGCGCGTGCTCGCCTTCAGCCTGCTCAAGACCGGGCGGGCGGAGGAGGCGGTCGCGGAGCTGAGGGCGGCGGTGGCCCGGCATCCCGACGCCTTTCTCGTCCGCTCGCTCGCCCAAGTCCTGATCCTCGAGCAGGAGTACGCAGCGGCGGAGTCCGTGCTGGCGCTCTACGCGACCCTCGATCCACGCGACGGCCGGGTCGAGATGCTGCGGGGGGACGTCCTCGCCCGCCAGCAGCGCAACGCCGAGGCGGCCGCCGCCTACCGCCGCGCCCTGGCCCTCGACCCGAACCGGGTCGGCCCCGCGGCCCGCGAGCGGATCGCGGCCCTCGACCCTGGCACCTGAGCCCCGTCCCTGTCGGGGACCGATGCGGAAGCGGAACCGGAAGCGGGCGCGGCCCTACCCCCTATCCCCAAGATCCTGGATCCTATCCCCTGGCGGGGTGGGCGGATCGCTATACTCCCCGCATGACCCGGGCGCGATCGGTCACCCTCAAGCACCTCGCCGTCACGGTGCTGGTGGTGGTGCTGGTCAACGCCCAGCTCACGTGGTGGATCATCTTCGTGCTGCGCGAGAACCGCACCCGGCTGCAGCTCGAGCGCGAGCGCATGGTCGCCGCCGCCGAGCGCGAGGCCGGCCGCATCGCGCGGCGGCTCGAGCGGGCCGAGGCCGCGCTCCGCACCGCCCTGGCCGCCGGGTCGCCGGCCCTGGCCGCGGCGCCGCCCGAGCCGTTCGCCTCGTGGTCGTTCTCCGAGCAGGCGTGCGCCAGGCAGTGGACCGTCAGCCTGGAGGGGCTGGCCCTCCGGCTGCCGGCCGGGACCGGCTGCCTGACGGCGGCCGCCGGCGCGGCAGCTGCCGGGCAGTTGCTGTCGGTGGCCCCGGCCGTCGAGGTGATGCCGGTGATACCAGGCGCCCGAGCCGGGGAGAGCGCACCCGCAGTGGCGGTCGAGGGCGCGCCTTCGATCGAGGTCCGGCCTGCTGCCGGGCCGTGGCACGAGGCGCTCTCCGGCTACCGCCACCGCATCCTGATGATGGTCACCGAGGGGACCTTCTTCGCCATCATGCTGCTGGTGCTGGTCGCGTTGCTGTGGCGCACGCTGCGGCGCGAGGCCGAGCTCGAGCGCCAGCACCGCAACTTCCTCTCGGCGATCACCCACGAGCTGAAGTCGCCGCTCGCCTCGATGCGGCTCGCGCTCGAGACGGTGCTGTCGGGGCGGGCCGACGAGGCCGCGGGCCGGCGCTTCCTGGGCAACGCGCTCCAGGACGCGGAGCGGCTCCGCGACCTTGTCCAGAAGGTGCTCGAGACCACCCGCTACGGGCAGGGATCGGACGCCCTGCGCCAGCGCCAGGCCGACCTCGGCGTGGTCGTGGCGCGCGCCGTCGAAGCGGTGCGGTCGCGCGTCGAGTCTGCCGGCGGCGAGGTCACGTGCCGGCTCGAGGGGCCGGTCTGCGCGGCCATCGATGAGGAGGCGCTGGCGATCGTGGTCTCCAACCTGCTCGAGAACGCGGTCAAGTACGGGGGCCGCTGTCCGCGCATCTCGGTCCGCCTGGCGCGCGAGGGCGGCCGCGCCGTGCTCGAGGTGAGCGACACCGGGGAGGGGATCCCCGCCGACGCGGCGCCGTTCGTCTTCGACATGTTCTACAGGGCGGGAGACGAGCTGAGCCGGACCAGCCAGGGCACCGGCCTCGGCCTCTACCTGGTCCGGCAGATCGTGCACGCGCACCGTGGTACAGTCGGCATCGCCTCCACCGGGCCTGAAGGTACGACCATTCGAGTCGAGCTGCCCGGCGCCGTGCTCAAGGAGGATGGGCCATGAAGAAGCACATCCTGATCGTCGAGGATGAGGAGCACCTGGCCGATGCGCTGTCCCACAACCTCCAGTTCGAGGGCTATGCCACGACGCTCGCGTTCGACGGCGACGAGGGGCTGCGGGCCGCGCAGGCGATCCAGTTCGACCTCGTCATTCTCGACATCATGATGCCGAAGCTCGACGGGCTCGAGGTCTGCCGCCGGCTGCGGGCGACCGGCAACCGGGTGCCGATCCTCTTCCTCACCGCCAAGTCGACCGACTCCGACCGGCTGCTGGGCCTCAAGCTCGGGGCCGACGACTACCTGGCCAAGCCGTTCCTGCTCGAGGAGCTGATGCTGAGGGTCCAGGGTATCTTCCGGCGCCAGGACTGGTACGCCACCCCTCCGGAGCAGCAGGAGGTCTTTCGCTTCGGCGACAACGAGGTCAACTTCCGGACCTTCGAGGCGACCGCCGGCGGACGCACCGTGCAGCTGACCGAGAAGGAGTGCATGCTGATCAAGCTGCTCGTCGAGCGGCGCAACCAGGTGGTGTCGCGGGAGGAGATCCTGGAGCGCGTATGGGGCTACCGCTTCTCGACGTCGTCGCGGACCATCGACAACTTCATCGTGCGGCTGCGGCGGTACTTCGAGAGCGATCCCAAGCGGCCCTCGTTCATCCAGTCGGTGCGGGGCGTGGGCTACCGCCTGAGCGTCGGGCCCGACTGATGCTGCCGCCGTGCGCCACGGCGGTGGACCCCGGGGGCGGCCTCCGCTCGCCGGCAGGCGGCCCCGGGAGGCGGGCGTGAACCACGCCGTGGCCACCGATGAGGCCGGGCTGCTGGCCCGCCACCTGCACCGGATGCGGGTCGTCTGGGCGGCGTTCATGGCAACCGCGCCGGTGGCGGCGGCGATGGGGTTCCGGGCGCCGCACCTGTCGACCGATGTCGGGTCGCCGCTCATCGTGACGCTGCTGGTGCTGGCGATGAGCCTGTGGGTGGCGGTCACGGCGGAGCGGGACGCCCGATGGCGCCTCGAGCGCGTCAAGCGGGC
Coding sequences within:
- the lnt gene encoding apolipoprotein N-acyltransferase → MRRFIPWLLAAASGTAFALALPGAGWRPLVLLFPGLLLEALERSTGGRRALVLGWFAGIVHWVIAVNWVLPVMDHYGGMPLAAAIGCLVGMAAILGTCWALAAWVTSLAPTRFRVWLFPCAFIALDAWRQFWPLGFPWNPPASVVADAPALLGSLPVWGATGLGWALVASGSGLWALVRLPSRRPGLAVLATALGLTVAATLVAPAARPAGAPLAVAVLQPGSSLEEKWDPNEWMEMERRVWALTDEAAARGAQVVLWPESAVPFRFDAEPDYRARVIDTARRLGLTIVLNSVAGSATEGYANSAFVVGPDGQAGPRYDKLRLVPFGEFVPWWARLAFSDALVREVGTFEPGARTVLLDVGVPAGMAICYEVVFAELAAREVRDGAQLLTTLTNDGWYGYSWAPRQHCAQAVLRAVETRRWLARAALTGISVIVDPAGREVARLEVGDNGALVAEVVPCRGVTPRARFGDWWMAVAAVAALALLAVGRRQRG
- a CDS encoding response regulator transcription factor, whose amino-acid sequence is MKKHILIVEDEEHLADALSHNLQFEGYATTLAFDGDEGLRAAQAIQFDLVILDIMMPKLDGLEVCRRLRATGNRVPILFLTAKSTDSDRLLGLKLGADDYLAKPFLLEELMLRVQGIFRRQDWYATPPEQQEVFRFGDNEVNFRTFEATAGGRTVQLTEKECMLIKLLVERRNQVVSREEILERVWGYRFSTSSRTIDNFIVRLRRYFESDPKRPSFIQSVRGVGYRLSVGPD
- the ettA gene encoding energy-dependent translational throttle protein EttA; its protein translation is MAPAKRDEPNKVIYSMVGVGKVHGKKQVLKDISLGYFYGAKIGVIGLNGSGKSTLLKIMAGVDTEHLGEVACSPGYSVGYLEQEPRLDPGKTVLDVVREGMGEAAELLRRFEEIGERFAEPLDDDERAALLERQGEIQERLDALGAWDLDSRLELAMDALRCPPGDTPIKVLSGGELRRVALCRLLLQQPDILLLDEPTNHLDAESVGWLEQHLKRYEGTVIAVTHDRYFLDNVAGWILELDRGHGIPWKGNYSSWLEQKQERLRREQKSESERQKTLQRELEWIRMAPKARHAKGRARVTAYQQLLDARPEEVARELEIYIPPGPRLGDVVIESRGLSKGYGDRLLIDDASFTIPPGAIVGVIGANGAGKTTLFRMIVGEEAPDAGSLRLGDTVQLAYVDQSRAALDPGKTVFDVISDGLDEISLGRVKVNARAYCGKFNFAGGDQQKRVSELSGGERNRVHLARMLKSGANVLLLDEPTNDLDVNTLRALEDALDRFAGSAVVISHDRWFLDRIATHILAFEGDSALDLFEGNFTEYEEWRRSALGDEATRPHRISYRRLTR
- a CDS encoding HAMP domain-containing sensor histidine kinase; the protein is MTRARSVTLKHLAVTVLVVVLVNAQLTWWIIFVLRENRTRLQLERERMVAAAEREAGRIARRLERAEAALRTALAAGSPALAAAPPEPFASWSFSEQACARQWTVSLEGLALRLPAGTGCLTAAAGAAAAGQLLSVAPAVEVMPVIPGARAGESAPAVAVEGAPSIEVRPAAGPWHEALSGYRHRILMMVTEGTFFAIMLLVLVALLWRTLRREAELERQHRNFLSAITHELKSPLASMRLALETVLSGRADEAAGRRFLGNALQDAERLRDLVQKVLETTRYGQGSDALRQRQADLGVVVARAVEAVRSRVESAGGEVTCRLEGPVCAAIDEEALAIVVSNLLENAVKYGGRCPRISVRLAREGGRAVLEVSDTGEGIPADAAPFVFDMFYRAGDELSRTSQGTGLGLYLVRQIVHAHRGTVGIASTGPEGTTIRVELPGAVLKEDGP
- a CDS encoding four helix bundle protein, translated to MNDPEVTMLDAPTNTGLIAHCKALEAAGVAIKLVLRLPAPLKPIADQVIRSASSVPANLAEGHGRTGRDRLQFWRIAYASAKEVDSHLRLLAATGAVSSSAAQVVLDHFDQVRAMVWRLINPKA
- the prfB gene encoding peptide chain release factor 2 (programmed frameshift) is translated as MREDLMQRGTSEIERVERLRGYFDEESLTAQLAELDGQAQAPDIWSDQERARELMRRRAELQASVSTARSLREAADELEVLLEMAREDEAGALEELGAALGRLGPKLDRIELTTKMTGKHDLANAYLEIHPGAGGTESQDWAQMLERLYLRWCERRGFAVEVIDEQLGEEAGIKSATLLVKGPYAYGNLKSENGVHRLVRISPFDAQSRRHTSFASAHVYPEVDEEVDIAIEEKDLRIDRYCSSGPGGQGVNTTYSAVRLVHLPTGIIVTCQNERSQIKNLASAMKVLKARLYELELEKREQELDKLKGPKKEISWGNQIRSYVLQPYRMVKDLRTGHEVGDADRVLDGDIDGFIEAFLQAQAQQAAAT
- a CDS encoding sulfatase-like hydrolase/transferase, whose product is MNGDRPDPGSRARRGRRRLGLAVAAVLAVEAAALIGCRGGPAAPGKRWPAGRGDAAGFNLLVVTLDTVRRDRLGCYGDRDAVTPTLDRLAAEGVRFDDAVTSVPLTLPAHATILTGLYPPNHGARANGKGRLPPERVTLTETLRDRGYDTAAFVGAFVLDARFGLDQGFEVYDFEVSRQGFRDTMPDYNERAADHVTDAALAWLHDRPVSGKPFFAWVHYFDPHLPYTSPLAREAEFAGRPYDAEIAFVDRQLGRLLDGLADAGQLDRTVVVAAADHGESLGEHGEDTHGMLLYDATIRVPLILWCPALFGGGHVDTRAVGLVDVRPTVEDLLGLPLTAPCDGGSLLDAEQGGDRAVYLETREPLDLAGWSPLYGLRTRTHKLIDGPVPRLFDIAADPTESRNLHGAGLAVEARLSGELATRRQGFGAGEPAERLLTDEELERLRSLGYAVGGSEPPSAQPVDPESMMPLLALSGRAEQLYLARELPEAERVARQVLERWPTSPHALRVLAFSLLKTGRAEEAVAELRAAVARHPDAFLVRSLAQVLILEQEYAAAESVLALYATLDPRDGRVEMLRGDVLARQQRNAEAAAAYRRALALDPNRVGPAARERIAALDPGT
- the rocD gene encoding ornithine--oxo-acid transaminase, with protein sequence MTKATQYIELEDRYGAHNYHPLDVVVARAEGAWVWDVDGNRYMDFLAAYSAVNQGHCHPRLVEAMVRQAGRVGLTSRAFRNDQLGPFCKEITELTGFARVLPMNTGAEAVETAIKAARKWAYKVKGVPDGQAEILVFEGNFHGRTTTIVGFSTEEDYRDGFGPFTPGFRVLPYGDADAVAKAMHANVAAILVEPIQGESGIVVPPEGFLRRLRQLADQHRALLVVDEIQSGLGRTGKLFAFEHEGVRPDIVIIGKALSGGMYPVSAILADDEVMGVFKPGQHGSTYGGNPLGLAVAREALRVLIDEGMVERSAELGDYFLGKLRAIRSPHIAEIRGRGLWIGIQLKPEAGGARRFCEALQREGLLCKETHATVIRIAPPLIITRDEIDWATERIAKVLTTL